Proteins encoded by one window of Branchiostoma floridae strain S238N-H82 chromosome 6, Bfl_VNyyK, whole genome shotgun sequence:
- the LOC118417766 gene encoding uncharacterized protein LOC118417766, translating to MLKMHRDAMESYQKEVEDLKADLSRTEHQLRARNTEVEQLKANLSHLRLRYTEDVQGRDAHMHELQRQVTDLQHYCNSAEERYFYSLVIGVKLNMSAQGYRTMHINQLKPQTLYERIRSTGTSVEHWPGWVARELASIAQPLTRQ from the exons ATGCTGAAGATGCATCGTGATGCTATGGAG TCCTACCAGAAAGAAGTTGAAGATCTGAAAGCAGATTTGAGCAGAACAGAACACCAGTTAAGG GCCAGGAACACAGAGGTTGAGCAGCTGAAGGCGAACCTGAGCCACCTGCGGCTGCGGTACACGGAGGACGTCCAGGGGAGAGATGCTCACATGCACGAGCTGCAGAGACAGGTCACCGACCTGCAGCACTACTGCAACAGTGCAGAGGAG AGGTACTTCTACTCCCTGGTGATTGGTGTGAAGCTGAACATGTCTGCACAAGGTTACAGGACAATGCACATAAACCAGCTCAAACCACAG ACGCTGTACGAGAGAATCCGGAGCACGGGCACGAGTGTGGAACACTGGCCGGGGTGGGTGGCTCGGGAGCTGGCCTCAATCGCACAGCCTCTGACCAGGCAGTAG
- the LOC118417765 gene encoding ER membrane protein complex subunit 8-like — protein sequence MAEIEISVRSYVKLVLHAAKYPHCAVNGVLLADRKRYKDDKIVSIVECVPLFHLALGLAPMLEVALSQIDAYCEQNKLIIAGYYQANEHVKDSSPNAVTHKIMDRICDNFSDASLYMVDNSKMTPDMEDAVFRIYAFQDGKFKERNPDSITLEEQCLSAASGLLNQKVFRNLVDFDNHLDDITQDWLNNHLNEVIEIHSW from the exons ATGGCGGAAATTGAAATAAGCGTGCGTTCGTACGTGAAACTCGTACTTCACGCGGCTAAATACCCGCACTGCGCCGTCAACGGCGTGCTTCTGGCTGACAGGAAGAGATACAAGGACGACAAGATCGTGTCCATAGTGGAATGTGTGCCGCTTTTCCACCTAGCGCTGGGATTGGCGCCCATGTTGGAGGTCGCTTTGTCACAG ATTGACGCATACTGTGAGCAGAACAAGCTGATCATCGCTGGGTACTACCAAGCTAATGAACATGTCAAGGACTCCAG CCCCAATGCTGTTACACACAAAATCATGGATAGAATATGCGACAACTTCAGTGATGCATCATTATATATG GTTGACAACAGTAAAATGACTCCTGACATGGAGGATGCTGTGTTCAGAATCTATGCTTTTCAAGATGGCAAATTCAAGGAGAGAAATCCAGACAG CATAACATTAGAAGAGCAGTGTCTATCGGCTGCATCTGGACTCCTGAACCAGAAAGTTTTTAGGAACCTGGTGGACTTCGACAACCACCTTGATGACATCACACAAGACTGGCTCAACAACCACCTCAACGAGGTTATAG aaaTCCATAGCTGGTAG
- the LOC118417929 gene encoding transmembrane protein 42-like, giving the protein MLGVSLALCAGLFAALASVCAKVAMATEEAAATCQVLVYQVSSLLQHEQGDGSEAICELVLTYFRVCCFGMVFVLNAVMWVFFTKALATCKSSVEATVTNTAANFFFSGVIGRVLFHEALSLLWYVGASCIVVGLLFIHRGSGTAETGGSGQDKKHR; this is encoded by the exons ATGCTTGGAGTCAGCCTTGCCCTGTGTGCGGGACTGTTTGCAGCTCTGGCGTCCGTGTGCGCcaaggttgccatggcaacagaggAGGCAGCTGCGACCTGCCAGGTGCTCGTGTATCAGGTGTCGTCCCTGCTCCAGCACGAGCAGGGGGATGGGTCAGAGGCCATCTGTGAGTTG GTCCTGACATATTTTCGAGTTTGCTGTTTTGGGATGGTGTTCGTGTTGAATGCTGTGATGTGGGTGTTCTTCACCAAGGCACTGGCAACCTGCAAGTCCTCGGTGGAGGCCACAGTCACCAACACTGCTGCTAACTTCTTCTTCTCA GGTGTTATAGGCAGGGTGCTATTCCATGAGGCCCTATCCCTCCTGTGGTATGTGGGAGCGTCCTGCATTGTTGTTGGTCTGCTGTTCATACACAGGGGAAGTGGCACAGCAGAAACAGGAGGATCAGGACAGGACAAGAAGCATAGATAG
- the LOC118417577 gene encoding sorting nexin-16-like codes for MTDTDSVSSAQLSGPGEGEGRDRTVITFRRTSTPKKPGAWTVAEPESLNASVVSSGSVSGSESGGVQLEAAIVGKETLESQQRVTLYKVEVQHGDTRKWIVLRRYKDFLLLNKKLQRIFPALHLNLPPKRFFRDNFDPAFIQQRQRGLNDFIRNLLGQREMAKSLPVRMFFRLDNPPEPHEDLEASQLYCSSLEDTVVSLKQHNRDLEAEVEAMRAELAHVRVQGDSTVQVSSWQQQQQRGVDEQIRGLQQQLSQAQERGQQVSEELQQLRHEIEAERAAAAAAQELETQRRDTKLKQQDHNYS; via the exons ATGACAGACACTGATAGCGTGAGTAGCGCACAGCTTTCCGGGCCGGGGGAAGGGGAGGGCAGGGACAGGACGGTGATAACTTTTAGGCGGACTTCGACGCCCAAGAAGCCCGGGGCATGGACGGTTGCAGAACCCGAGAGTCTGAACGCCAGTGTGGTGTCCAGCGGGTCTGTGAGCGGCTCCGAGTCGGGAGGAGTCCAGCTGGAGGCCGCGATTGTCGGGAAAGAGACGTTAGAGTCGCAGCAGAGAGTTACG CTGTACAAGGTAGAAGTTCAACACGGAGACACCAGGAAATGGATTGTCCTCAGAAGATACAAGGACTTTCTGCTACTCAACAAAAAG TTACAGAGAATTTTCCCAGCCCTTCACTTAAACCTGCCACCAAAGAGATTCTTCAGAGACAACTTTGATCCAG CATTCATTCAGCAGAGGCAGAGAGGCCTGAATGACTTCATCAGGAACCTCCTGGGACAGAGGGAGATGGCAAAAAG CCTCCCAGTCCGCATGTTCTTCAGACTGGACAACCCCCCTGAGCCACATGAGGATCTCGAGGCCAGCCAG CTGTACTGCAGTTCACTTGAGGACACAGTGGTGTCCTTGAAGCAGCATAACCGTGACCTTGAGGCCGAGGTGGAGGCCATGCGGGCAGAACTGGCTCACGTCAGGGTGCAGGGGGACAGCACGGTCCAAGTGTCGTCAtggcaacagcagcagcagaggGGAGTGGATGAGCAGATCAGG ggtctgcagcagcagctgtccCAGGCCCAGGAGAGGGGGCAGCAGGTGTCAGAGGAGCTGCAGCAGCTGCGGCACGAGATCGAGGCCGAGAGGGCTGCTGCAGCCGCAGCTCAGGAACTGGAGACACAACGTAGAGATACCAAGCTGAAACAACAG GATCACAACTATAGCTGA